One region of Candidatus Cloacimonadota bacterium genomic DNA includes:
- a CDS encoding YbjQ family protein, whose protein sequence is MIVSTTPTLDGYKIVSYHDIVTGETIMGANILRDLMASITDIVGGRSGAYESKLREGRADAVNEMKQLAARMGANAVIGVDIDYEVVGQSMLMVSASGTAVTIEPIS, encoded by the coding sequence ATGATTGTTTCCACAACCCCCACCCTTGATGGATACAAGATTGTTAGTTACCATGATATCGTTACCGGAGAAACTATCATGGGAGCCAATATCTTGCGCGATTTAATGGCGTCTATAACCGATATTGTTGGAGGACGCAGTGGTGCCTATGAAAGCAAACTACGCGAAGGAAGAGCAGATGCAGTCAACGAAATGAAACAGCTTGCTGCCCGTATGGGTGCGAATGCTGTGATTGGAGTTGATATAGATTATGAGGTGGTAGGACAGAGCATGTTGATGGTTTCCGCATCCGGAACTGCTGTTACCATCGAGCCGATATCATAA